Genomic DNA from Hordeum vulgare subsp. vulgare chromosome 2H, MorexV3_pseudomolecules_assembly, whole genome shotgun sequence:
cgttCAAATGAGGGCTGcgcaaaaagacaaatctgaaactttttaacacatgttactattcatcatttcagattatgaatttgtcttttttgtacaggtcgcgtttcaaagtatttcgacctgaaattttgcacacacacagatcacatccttgtttagttgtatattgttttttcagattttttggaactaaaattttcgaattttgattttttcaaaaatttcggcctccatggaggccgagctccaaaacgCCATTCTCATACTAAGCTTTACTTTATAGGGATATCATTGTCTAGACAGAAAGAACATTTCAAACATATTCCGAGCTTTAGCAGACAAGCACAATCGTGAAACACGCCCTCGTTTTTTGGATATTCTGCACAATTGTTTTTAGGAACACTCGAGAAAGTGCACCTTTTCTCATTAGAAGTGCTAATAAAACAAACTAGCGTATTCTTCGCATGTTCAAATGTGAATTCTCTTAATAATGAAGGCGCGCGTATTGGATTGTTGGTTTGTATAAATTTATTCATTTATGGTTATTCTGAGCTGATCTCTTGGCCCACTCCTATGATTCTGATCTTTCCTACTGCCTGGACATTGATTTTTTATTCATTCCCCGCGAATTGATAAATTATCTTATTGCTAAAATGGAGAAGGCCAAAAACGTTGCCTATCAAGTTGTTATTACTGCTTGCTTCAGAGAAAGAAGAGAAAAGACTTATGGTCGGCTGGTTGCAGGAGTCAAATTGTATTAATATCACTACCCTCATAAATTGTATGTCTGCAATTTCTTTATGGCTTTCTCTGCTGCCACCTCTCTTGCTCCCCAATCCTGCAAGGCTGCAAGGCACCCGTTACCTAAACGTGTCCTCTTTTCTGCGTTTCAAGCGCGTCACCAATGACCCATCTTGTATCTTCTCGTTGACTAATCTGGTCTTTGTCTTTTTCATGCACTTGTCGACACCTGCTGCTTCCTTACTGTCCAAGAATGAGCAGTTCCCTTTCATTTCTCCCTCCTTCATGTGTCCTCCCCTCCTTTCTGAACACTACCAATTCTATCTATAAATGGGCTAATAGGTTTTGATCTTTCCACACAGAAGCCAGGACCAGAGGAAAGTAGTACAAGCTACAAAGCGATGGATTTTGGGACTGAGTTGAAGGGATGTGTCTGCCGGATCAACAACTGTGCCATCGAACTCTTCTCCATGGAGGAGGATTTGGAGATTGAAGATGAAGACTCATGGGACCTGGTTGGGAGGGACCTCCGGCTGAAAGCCACCTTCCTGTATATTGACCTCAGCCGTGTGATCTCCTCCTGTGAGagcgatgagtacaagaagatgcTTACCGATCTGGCCAACAAGTTCTTCTACTTCATGGATGAGGTGATGATTCTTTCTTTCCCTTATTATTAGCAACCTTCTGCTCAAAAAATACCTTATTTTAttgcaaattcacatgactaatcgTACACACACAAGTTATCCGAGTTCATGAATGCTCCTGATTATCAAATTCCAGAAATGTCTCAGTGCCTCAAGTAAACCTATTTTTGCAATTGCATCCTACCAAGAAACAGATCATCGGAAATTTCTGATTGCTATACAGCTCAACATTTCTTAAATTGTATAAAAGTGGTTCAGTTCATGTTGCAGCTGCCTATGTGGACTATTCTGGTCTTATCAATGATTAACAGTACATATAAATACCTGTCCCCCTCTTAAGCAAGTCGTTTtcaccttttcttttttcttttgcgttgGCGGAAGTTGTTGTGGTTCATGACTATGCTTtagctaatactccctccgtcccaaaataaatgtcacaagcttaatacaattttatactggagttagtacaaagttgaggcacttattttgagatggagggagtacaagaGTTCAAGTGCTTCTTCACCAGCAATACTGTCTTCTTTGGCTCTTTGCAATGTAGACGTCTTATATTAAGTTACAGGGAGTAATATTTTTTCAGACTAGTCTTTGGTCAACTTTACAGAGTCGTTGTCTGGCGGCTCCTTATGTCTTAACAATAAACCACCTGTATGGTAACGGTTTGGGCAATTAGCATAACATATGTCTGATGCTAACCGAGTTAAGATGCCCTTGTGCAAATGGCAGTTGGGCAATGCGGTGAAGGACAGAAGCGCCCCTCTGGTGCAGGTGTGCTACAGCGACACAACTCATGCTCTCCGCGAGGTGGTGGCCGCCCTTGTGCCGTCCCATTAGTCTGGCTCTGTCATTCATGCTGGGAAAGCTGGAGCTTCGGATTTCTTGGAAGCAAGAAATTCCCCAAGAACCTGTACAAAGAGAATAGGCCAACATGAGGGAAACAAGGCCTCCCGGGTGGCCTGTGTAATGTACATATCGTTAAACGGCTTTGATGTCGAAGCAAACTGAATGATTAGTGTCTGGTTTGCCCCATGATTAAGATGTTCCTGTCAAGTTTAAATTTTCAGTTCTGTGTGTTGCTTGCGTCTAGCACGGTGGTAAAGACCTCACGGAATGGGGCTACCGACCAGCGAACAGATTTCTGAGTGATGGccaaattctgaaacattccTTCAATCAAGACCAACCTATCTTGAAGTAGCGGTTTCTGCAAATGTAGGTTATGGAGATTCCCAGCAGGTGATCTCGATCGCGACTATACATCATTTCTAGGTCCTCATTAAGAAAGGCCGCTCGTTGCGTATATTTGCGTGGTGATCGCTGACATGTTCGTTGTGTTTACCGGTGCTGCGTAAGCTGGCGTTTGGGGCCTCTTTCTCTCGATGTTCCAATGCAATACCTTCGGATTGTTTCCACCCTGGGGTTGAGTTATTTCTATTATCAGTAGAATGACCCGTTGCGCCACCATCACTAAGACCAGTTGCAACCTGGATGTGTCCCACGTGAGGGGATAGCAACCTGGATGATGCGCTGCCTCTGCTTCACACTGGGGCAACGACCCACTTCGGCACTCCCCCTCAAGAGGGGTGATATCTATCTATCATTCTCATCTCGTCACAAGCTAGGTTGCATTCCTTTGCTACCAAACCTTTTGTTAACCAGTTTGCTATATATTGGCCTGTGTGCACATACTCAATCTTTATAACATCTCAAGCTTCTCGTTGGTAAAGAATCGGTCAATCTCTACATGCTTAGTTCTGTCACGTTACACTGCATTGTTAGCTATgcatatttttttagaaaaggaggcatcgtcccggcctctgcatcgagtgatgcatgcagcctTTTATTAACCATGAAACCAGTCTGAAACAAGTACAAAGTAGtcttaaaaaaggaaaaaagagataCAAGGCGAACATCACGCCAGTACCGATGATATCAATAGGCCTAGATGACTATCGACCTATTCTATTAATATGCCGCCATCCAaatcggttgaagataccctgagctaccatctctCAACGGGCAcatccagtaaccaaaggctccctggcttccacagaagtgagtaaggaccacgtgcggatcaaagcggtagccctgaagatgacctgcaaaaagtGAATATACCGTTTTCTGTTTAAAACTAGATCATTTCTGCAATTCCATACAGCCCACAAAAGTGCACAGGTTCCAACCCGAATAAGTTTAGGGTAATGAACATTAACCCCCTCCAGCCACGTCCCGAATAACATGTTAATGCTAGTAGGAGGAGAAATGTTAAAAGTAATATGTATCGAGCGCCATACaagtttagccataggacaatctagaaagaggtgcttaataTTTTCTTTATTCTAACAGAAGCTGCATCTTTGATTTCCTTTCCAATTTCGTTtggccaagttatccttagttaaaacaactcctttgtgaacaaaccacatgaagatttttatTTTAAGAGGAACCttgaccttccatatatgcatggATTTTGGAATAAGTGAAGAACCAATGAGGTGCACATACATAGATTTTACTGAAAATATACCATTAGTGGTCAGCCTCCATTGAATACTATCAGGGCAATCCGAGAGGCTAATATCCATCAGCCTTCTGACTAGATGCAGCCATCTAATCCATCTATCACCAATCAATGCTCTACGTAACTGAATATTTAGAGGAATCTCACGCAACACTGCCGCAACGGACGTCTGTCTGCGTTGGGCAATATTGTAAAGCTGCGGATACTGAAGGGCCAAGGGCTCCTCCCCTAGTCatgtatcctcccagaatctagttgATTCACCATTACCTATGATAAACCTAGTTCTGTTAAAGAAAGCAATCTTTGACCTCATCAGACCCTTCCAGAAAGGTGAGTCGCCCGGTCTCGCGGTGACCTGAgctaaggtcttttgttgtaggtacttgttcttcagaatttgtacccacatacctTCAGTTTCCACAGATAATCTGAATAGCCATTTGCTAAGTAGACATCTATTCTTGacctctaaattttcaatccccAAACCTCCCTGTTCCTTCGGTCTACAGATAATATCCCATCTGGCCAGCCCATACCTGGTCTTGACCTCATCACTCTGTCAGAAAAATCTAGACCGATAGAAATCCAACCTTTTCCGCACCCcaactggtacttcaaaaaaggaTAGAAGAAACATGGGCATGCTTGTTAATACCGAATTAACAAGAACCAAACGTCCTCCATAGGATaaaagcttgcccttccagcaacttttTTTTTTCAAATCGGTCCTCGATACATTTCCACTCCTTAATTGTCAACTTTCGGTGGTGGATAGGGATCCCTAAGTATGTAAAAGGTAGATTACCACCCTCACAACCAAAAAGTTGATTATAAGTAAGTTGTTCTGCTTTTGCGTTCCCAAAACAGAAGAGTTCACTTTCATTAAAATTAATCTTCAGCCCCGATAGTTGTTCAAATAAGCATAATATGAGTTTCATGTTTCTGGCTTTTTTAATATTGTGTTCCATGAAAAGGATCGTGTCATCTGCATAGTGTAGAATAGAGACACCCCCATCAACTAGATGTGGTACTAGTCCCCCTACCAGGTCTTTCTCATTAGCTCTCCTGATCATGAGTGCCAACATATCCGCAACAATGTTAAATAAAATAGGGGACATAGGGTCCCCTTGTCTAAGACCCTTTAgtgtctgaaagaaatgaccCACGTCATGATTTACTTTAATACCAACACTTCCCTGTTTTATGAAACAATCGATATGCTTACGCCATATCTCACCAACCCCCTTCATACGTAGAGTTTATTGCAGGAAAGACCATTTCACTTTGTcataagccttttcaaaatctagTTTGAATAACACTCCGTCTAGTTTCTTGGAATGCAATTCATGCAAAGTCTCATGCAAGACGACGGCCCTTCAAGAATGTTACGTCCATGCATGAAGGCCGTCTGCGAAGATTGCACCACCGAATGTGCCATCTTAGCTAGCCTAtccgttcccacctttgtgaaaattttgaagctaACGTTCAACAGACAAATCGGACGAAATTGTTCAATTCGCGTAGCACCCTCCTTCTTTGGTAGCAACGTAATGGTACCAAAATTCAGGTGAAAGAGTTGTAGGTGTCCAGAGAACAAGTCATGGAACATGGACATAAGGTCTTTCTTgataatatgccaacatttcttatAAAACTCACCCGAGAACCCATCCGGACCGGGAGCTTTATCGTTCTTCATACCCTCAATAGCCTGTAGCACCTCTTTCTCTAAGAATGGAGCGGATAAACACTCATTATCGGCCTGTCCGACTTGaggaatatcctctacccgatgcTCATCCGTAGACACAAAACTATGATCCGGAGCACCGAACAACTGTTTATGGTAATTTGAGATTTACAATTTTAGattctcatgacctactattgtaccctcatcttgctctaGTTGTAAAATTCTCTTTTTCCTATGCTTGCCATTGGCAATTAAGTGGAATGGTGTTATTGTCCCCTTGGACAATTGCATTAACTTTGGCTCTAAgtgcccatttcatttcctcctctTGAAGGAGGACTCGAACTCGTTGTTCAGCCTCGCTCTTCGACAACCTTTCGTTTTCATTCAACACGCAGGTCTCTGCCTTACGATCCAGAGCATCTATAAATTGGAGAAGTCGGTCTTGCTCATCCTTATAGATCCCAGAGACATTCTTAGCCCAACATCTTAAAAATTGTCTAAGGTGTCGGATCTTGTTTTGCCAGATGTCAACATTTGACTTCCCACCCACTTCCTGGTTCCATTCCCTAGCAATCATgtctgacggggatatagccctagggtagggtcataggtctgaccaatacgtcctacccaagggcacctcattattagtttaaaggactacaagggaaattcctactggatcgtgacaacatctaatccactcggtacagaTCCActtagacaagtacattccatccactcggatgacagtcatccACTCGGCTGTATGACTCActtggtcatgcaaataccaacagtcggcaagacatctgtagtgggttgacattatggcatcaatgccccatcttgtaacataagaggtgaggaggtggcgcactctatataagccacccccctccacatagctagggggaacttctcctccttcgggctcattctttccctcgagctctggctctctctctataccatgtaactcatgtccatgatagATAACacgaagcctctccggagcacgagacgtagggttgttatctccactgtgagaggctcgaactcgctaaaaccaccgtgtcacccatgtgcatcttgatagatcatgctcagttatcctaccccctttctattgtcggaatcgataccacgacagttggcgcccaccgtggggcatagcGTCTATtgagccatgatgcatatggttatttctTCAACCACCAGCGGAAGATCGATTTCCGCTAGTGCCCTCTATTCGATTAGATCTTCACACTTTCACACATTTTTCATACTGTTCATCTCACCACAAACAAAGAGTCTCAAACAAAAAGGAAGCACACATCCATCCGATCACATACAAGGAAAATTATCAACCTTTAGCTTCGTCCCTGCCGCTTCGTCGTCGCCACGCGCGGCCTCTGGCGCTGCCCGCTTCGTCGTCACCACGCGCAGCCTCCGGCGCCACCCGCTTCATCGTTGCCACGCGCAGCCTCCAGCGCCGCCTGCTTCATCATCGCCACGCGTGGCCTCCGGCGCCGGCTGCTTCATCGTTGCCACGCAAACGGCCACCAACGCGTCGATGCATCATACTCATTTGCGACATCATCGTCGAGCCCCTGCAAACGGCCACGACGCGATCCATCCCGTCGTTTTCGGCCTCTAGGACACCACCGTCGAGCTTCCACACATGGCAGCCCCGTTTTGTGGCTTCGGCTCTGCCTGCAACCCATGGAGCGGCATCTCAGTGATCAGGTCCGTGCATTCGACACAATATTTTCTGCCTTGTATGCATACAGTAATTATCTATGCCAGACTTCATGCATGGACTGAATGCGATCAGTTTCGCATGCATGGATTAAACGTTTTCAGTTTTGCATGCATAGAGTAACTAGCTTTACCTCAGTCATGCATGGAGTAAATATCTTCAGTTTCACATGCATGGACTAAATAACATTACCTCACGTCATGCATGCTGGACAAAACGTCACGTTGAGAGTAACTAACCGGTCGTTCAATGCCGATGGTAAGTGCATGCGTTACATGACCACTTGGTCGATCAATTAACTACATGCAGGAAAAACGAAAACGGAAGGACGTGGTGGCCTTCAACGCCGGGTTAATTGGGTGGAGGATCAACTCCATGCAGTAAACGTGGGCTAACCGTTTTGGCTGAGGTAATTGCCTTCTTAAACACCTTATCAGGGTCACTCGTTCGTCATCGTCCCCGAACAACGGTTTATTCGAACGGACTGTCAATTCGAGTCAGATGCGTCATCATCACTCGGTCGCCTTGCATGCCGTCGCTCAGTCGAAagcatcgtcatcactcggccgctctgcgcgtcgtcactcggtcggacgcgcgtcgttgctcggtcggacgcgcgtcgttgctcggtcggacgcgcgtcgtcatcactcggccgcccctgCACATCATCGCTGAGTTAGACGTGcgccgtcatcactcggcagctccgcgcatcgccactcgtccggatgctccatcgtcactcggccactccgcgcgccgtcactctactagacacgtcgtcatcactcggcagctccgcgcatcgcctCTCATCCAgacgctccatcgtcactcggccactccgcgcgccatcactctactggacgcgtcgtcatcactcggcagctccgcgcatcgccactcagtcggacgctccatcctcactcggccgctccgcgcaccgtcactctactggacgcgCCGTCATCACTCGACCGCTCTGCGCGTCGGTGCTCGGTCGAAcacgcgtcatcatcactcggccgccctgcatgctgtcactcagtcgga
This window encodes:
- the LOC123427271 gene encoding photosynthetic NDH subunit of lumenal location 3, chloroplastic-like, translated to MDFGTELKGCVCRINNCAIELFSMEEDLEIEDEDSWDLVGRDLRLKATFLYIDLSRVISSCESDEYKKMLTDLANKFFYFMDELGNAVKDRSAPLVQVCYSDTTHALREVVAALVPSH